Genomic window (Desulfovibrio sp. UIB00):
TGCGCGTCCGTTTTTTTATTGCCTGTGGGCCATGATCGGTATTGGCGTGTTTTTTTCAGAACACATATGGACTTCACTTCTCCACGCGGGCACAGGCATTAACAAGGGTTTTATTCTGCCGTTCATCGGCATGGAATGCGTGCGGAGCGAAAAAGACCTGCGCCGCCTTGTGTGGGCCTGTGCGCTGGCCTGCTTCTGGGAAGGGCTGGACGGCCTGCATCAGGCGCTGACCGGCACGGATTTCATCATGGGCTATGCCCTTAATGCGGGCAGGCTCACGGGGAGCCTCGGCGATTACACTGTGGGCAACTACATCGCCTTGGCGCTCATCCCTGCCTTTTCCCTCTGGTTCATCTTGCGCCGTGCCCTCTCGCCTGCGGTTTCGGCCCTGCTGTGGTTCGCAACGCTTTGGCCCGCGTTTTTCCTGCTGATTGGCGCAAGCAGCCGTAGCGGCGCGCTGGCTGTGGCAGCTTCCTTTGGTTTGTGGGTGCTGCTGCGCGGGGGCCGTGGACGCTTCAAACTTGCCGTGGGCTCGCTGGGCATTCTGCTGGCGGTGCTCCTGCTGCAGGGGCGGGCCGGGCTGGGCGCGGTGGAGAGCGATGGCCGCTGGAGCCTGTGGCATCTGGCGTGGCAGGTGTTTTGTGAACATCCCTGGCTGGGAGCCGGAGCGGGCCGTTATAACGAGGCCTTCCGCGCGCTCGGTCTTGCGCCTGAAAAAGACGTTATCACCATCAGCCATCCGCACAACCTTTATCTGGATATGCTGTACGCGCATGGTATTGTTGGCTTTGTGCTGGGTATGATTTTTCTGCTGGGCTTTATCTGGTGGGGCTACAAGCGTATACGCCCGCGCCTGCTGGCAGAGCTTGAAAGCAAAAGCCCCAGCATCTACTGGCGCTTGACTGCCTGGTTCTGGATCGGTTTTGGCGGTTGGCTTGTCAACGGCATCTTTGGACATGACTTTTACCGCATCTGGTGGTTGGGCCTTGCCATGAGCCACCTTGGGGTCATGATCGGGGCTGTGGTCAACGGTCTGGACGCCGCCCCGGAAGACCTGGCCGAGCAGGCGCGTCAGGATGAAGCCGTAGCGGTGGGCAAAACATTCTTTTAAAGAGTCCCATATGAGCAAAAGAGAATGCGGTTCCACACACAGTGTGCGGAACCGCAAAACTTTTCTGCAAGCCTTTTGGGAAAGCCTTACTGATCGGTAAAGTCTTCAGCGCTGGTCTGCTGCCCGCCATGCGAGCGCAGCATTTCAAGCGCCTGCTCCTTGGTGAGCACGCGGCCCACGCACCGTGCGTGCTGGCGCTTGTTTTCAGGGCAATAGCCCATCTGCACGCAGCTTGGGCCAGCCCCTGCAAAGAGGTCGGGCGCGGCCTTGCGGCTGAGGCGCAGCATCTGCCACGCCAGATGGCGAATTTCGTGCTGTGCGTTGCGGCAGCAGCGGATGGCAAACCAGTCGAGCAGGGCGTGGGCGTTCATGCCGATGATGGCCTTGAATTCCGTGGCCTGTGGCTTCAGGTAGCGCAAGTCTTCTTCAGGCAGGCCCGCGTCAAGGCCAGCATCATACCACTGGCGTGAAATGTCAGCCAGATCGTGCCCGCTGAGGGTTGCCGTGTGCCCGTCGGGCAGGGTCACCTGCGCGGAAAATTCGGCAACGCTGCGCGGATACACCACGGAATAGCGGCGCTTGCCGCCCAGTTCCGCCCGCCCGGATTTGATGAGGTACGAGGCCAGCCGCTTGCGCACAAGCTGGGTTTCGGTAACGCGCGAATAGCCCTCGACGCCAAAGAGAAAAAAGTCGAACTCCAGCGCGGCCCTGTGGCCCGAATCGAGAATGTTCTGCACTATCTGGCGCGAGTAAGGCGAGGCCACGATTTCTTCCAGATCGCGCTCACTGCGCACAAACCGGGCGGCGATATCCGTATAGATTTTTCCGCCGCCTGCCAGCAACACAACCTTGCCGTTGCCAGTGTATTTTTCGTCAAGCATGGATTTCCGCCTAATCTAATATGGGTCAGTACAACAGAGGCAGACTATAGGGCAAAGCGCCCCTGCGGGCAAGGTTGCGTACAGCACTACGCAAAACACGGAGATATCAAAAAAGGCCCGCCCTGAGCGGGTATTTGGGGCGGCATCTTGACATGGCGCGGGCAACACGCCAGACTGACGGAGTTTTTTGAAATGCCGCCGCCGGATGGCCATTCATAGGCTGAAAACCGCGCAGGCCGCAGATATTGCAGAAACCCAGCATGAAGAAGGAGATCGCATGAGCCAGCATTCCGCCCCTTACGGCATTCCTGACAGCAAGGGCTTTTTTGGGGCCTACGGCGGGCAGTTCGTACCCGAGCCTCTCAAGGCCCGTCTGGACGAAGTGGCCGAAGCCATGAAGGCCGCCGAGGCGGATCCGTCCTTCCAGAAAGAGCTGGACTATCTTTGCTCCCACTACACGGGGCGGCCCAATCCGGTATTTCACTGCGCCAACCTGAGCCGTCACCTTGGCGGCGCGCAGATATGGCTCAAGCGTGAAGACCTCAACCATCTGGGCGCGCACAAGATCAACAATACCCTTGGACAGTGCCTGCTGGCAAAACGCATGGGCAAGAAGCGCGTTATCGCAGAAACCGGCGCAGGCCAGCACGGTGTCGCCACAGCGGCCACAGCAGCCCTGATGGGGCTGGAATGCACCATCTGCATGGGTGAAGTGGATATTGAGCGCCAGCACCTCAATGTTATCCGTATGGAGATGCTCGGCTCGCGCGTGGTGGCGGCCAAGAGTGGTCAGCGCACCCTCAAGGAAGCCGTGGACGAAGCCCTGGGCATGTGGATTGAAGATCCGGAAATGTTCTATGTGCTAGGCTCTGCCGTTGGCCCCCATCCATACCCTTATATGGTGCGTGTTTTTCAGTCGGTGGTTGGGCGCGAGGCCCGTGCCCAGATGCTGACCGAAACGGGCCGCCTGCCCGATGCCTGCCTTGGCTGCGTGGGCGGCGGTTCCAACGCCATCGGCCTGTTCGCGGGTTTTCTTGACGATACGGACGTGCGCCTTGTGGGCGTGGAACCCGGCGGTCGCGGCAACAGCTACGGCGAGCATGCCGCATCCCTCTGCCTTGGCGAACCCGGTGTCATGCACGGTTTCAATTCTTATATGATCAAGGATTCTGGGGGCGAGGCGGGCGAAGTGTATTCCATTTCCGCCGGGCTTGATTATCCCTCAGTGGGGCCGGAACACGCACTGCTCAAGGATATGGGCCGCGCCGAATACGTCAGCGTGACAGACAAGGAAGCCCTGAACGCATTTTTTGCCCTTTCGCGGCATGAAGGCATCATTCCGGCGCTGGAATCTTCCCACGCGCTGGCCCACGCCATGAAGATGGCCCCCGCCATGCCTGTGGACGGCATTTTGCTGGTGAACCTCTCTGGCCGTGGCGACAAGGACGTGGCCCAGGTTGCCGAAATGATGCAGAAGGGCCTGATTTAGGGCAATTCTTAAAATTGCTCTGGCGGCTGTGTGAGCAGACGCCCGCCAGTTTTGCAGGAGGAGCGCGGGGGAAGGAAGCCTTTTGGCTTTTTCCCCCGCACTTGCTTTTTTTCTTTAACTCCCCATTCTTTTTGTCATGCAGAAGCCCGAATCATCCAGCATTCCCATTACTCCCGGCGTTTACCTGTACAAGGACGCCAAGGGCCGCATTATCTATGTGGGCAAGGCGCGCGTGCTGCGCCGCCGGGTGCTCTCCTATTTTCGGCCAGAGGGGCTGCCCGCCAAAACGCGGGCCATGCTTTCGCATGCCGAAAGCATTGAGTATCTGACCACCACCACGGAAAAAGAGGCCCTGCTGCTGGAAGCCAGTTGCATCAAAAAGCACAGGCCGCACTACAACATCGTGCTGCGCGACGACAAACAGTACGTGCTTTTTCGCATCAATCCCAAGCATCCCTTTCCCCGGCTGGAAATCGTGCGGCAGGCGCGGCGCGATGGCGCGCGTTATTTTGGCCCGTTCACATCCGCTCTGGCGGCGCGTGAAACGTGGAAGCTCATCCACCGCGCCTTTGCCCTGCGGCGCTGCACCGACAAGGCCATGAAAAACCGCGTGCGCCCCTGCCTGTATCATTTTATGGGGCAATGCCCGGCGCCCTGCATGGGCATGGTGACATCGCAGGAATACAACGAAAACGTGCGCAAGGTGACGGATCTGCTCCAGGGGCGTTCCGCCGAGCTGCTTGGCGGGCTACGCGCCGCCATGGAACAGGCCGCCGAAGAACTGGAATTTGAAAGGGCCGCCAGCCTGCGCGACCAGATCCGCGCAGTGGAAAGCACTGTTGAGCGGCAGGCCGCCGTGCTGCCCGGCGGCGGCGACATGGACGTGGTGGGCCTTTTCTCTGCCGACAAGGGGCTGGCGCTGGGGCTTATCTTTGTGCGTAACGGGGCGGTGACGGACGGGCGGGCTTTTTACTGGTCGGGCCTGACCTTTGAAGACGCGCCGGAGCTTTTGTGGTCGTTCATGGGGCAGTATTACAGCCAGGCCACGCCGCCCCCGCGTGTCCTGCTGCCCTGGATTCCCGCCGATCAGGAAGAGGAGCCAGCAGAAGAGGGCGACAAGACAACTGACAGTAACGGACAGGCAGGCGAAAGCGGCGCATCAACCCGCGAAACCCTGGAGCAGACTCTTGCAGACCGCCGGGGCGGAGCAGTGCGCATTGTGCCGCCGCAGAATGCGGGCGACAACCAGCTCATAGACCTTGCGCAGGCAAACGCACGGGAGGAAGCCCGTCGTCAGGAACAGAAGACGGATCAGAACATTCTGGAGCGTCTGGCAAAGGCCCTGCACCTGCCCGGCCCGCCCATGCGGATTGAATGCGTGGACGTGTCCCACACTGGCGGGCAACAGACCCGCGTGGGTATGGTTGTTTTTGAGGACGGCAAGCCCGAACGCTCGCAGTATCGGGCCTATGCCATGCCCGACAGTGGAGATGACTACGCAACCCTGTACGCCTGGGTGGCACGTAGAATTGAGAGCGGCCCGCCGTGGCCGGATTTGCTGCTCATAGACGGTGGGCGCGGGCAGCTCGGCTCCGTGCAGCGCGCCCTGCGCGAGGCAGGGCAGGAAGATCTGTTTGCCCTCGCGGCCATTGCCAAGGCCAGGGATGAGGAGGGCCATGCCGACCGCCGCGCAGGCAATGTAGCTGACAGAATTTTTGTGCCCAACCGCGCAAATCCGCTGCCCCTGCGCGAGGGCGGCCCGGAACTGCTGTTTTTGCAGAACGTGCGCGACAACACCCACCGCTTTGCCATTGGCCGACACCGCCGGGCGCGGCAAGGTGCTGCTTTGTCTGGCGAGCTGATGCGTCTGCCGGGCATCGGCCCTGCCACGGCGCGCCTGCTCTGGGACAACTTTGGCAGTGTTGAGGCCATGCGGGCCGCAGGGGTGGAGGATTTGTGCAAGATTCCCGGCATCGGCCCTGCCAAGGCCGCTCTGCTGCGCGAAAAGTTACGCGGTCTGGATTGATGGCCGCAGGCACTGACGACTGCTCACAAAAAAAGCCCCGGAAGGGGCTTTTTGCATATATGAGCGCGCTACGGCGAGGGGCGTTATTTGCCCCAGAGCAGCATCAGGGGATGCGCAGGCTGGAGTTCTTCAATGGGGATTTCCACCTTCTGCGCGCCAGCCATGCCAGGGGCCACCTGATAGGGCTGAAAGTTGATGCGTATGCCCGAGGGCGTCAGGGTCAGGCTGGCGAAGTTTTCCGGCACGGGATTAAGGCCTGTGCGCAGGTACTGCTCCTGACGCATGCCGCCCAGACGCTGGAAAAGCTCCCTGCGCGACCATGCGGACATGATGGCAAGGGCCGCGTCCGGGTCTTCAAAAATATCCACCAGCCCAAGGCGTTGGCCTGTCAGCAGGCTGTAGTTCAGGGTCATGATGTCCAGATTGCCCTGTGCGCCGCCCGTGTAGGTCCAGACTTCAAAGGTGATGCTCAGCGCCTTGTCCGAAGGATGGCTTAGAGAATAGGAACACCACAGTTCAGGAACCGGGCGGTTTTCATCCGGGTACAGACCGGGAGAATTGAAGGTTTCTTCAAAGGCGTCGGCTATGCCCGTGGCCCATTCGCGGATATTGGCGTCAACTGCGCGGATGCCGACCGAGGGATAGCTGAGATTGATATCCGGCTTGTCTTCCCGGTTGGTGCGCACGATCTGGTGTTCAATGATGCCAGGGCGGCGCGAACCGGAAATGATGGCTGCCGCAGTCTTTTCATCCGCTTTTTCCACAGCTTTCAGCGCTGGTGCGGCATCTGTCGCGGCAGGGCTGTCTTTGTCCGCATTGGCCGCTGGCAGGGGGAGCTGGCCCGCACCCGCATTGGGGTCTGCAGCGGCCAGCGAAGTGGCAGGCGTGTTCGCGGAATCCTTGCGGGCCGGTATTATTTTAATGCCCTGAGCCGGAGTTTCAGCTTTTAGTGATCCCGTTGCCTGCACTTCGGGCAGGCGGGCGGCAAGGGCGGCTTGCGCGCATGCCAGCAGCGGCAAAAGCAGAAGCAGAAAAAAGACTAGGCGGGGCATATTCATCCATTGTAGCGGTCAGAAAAGTCTGACCGACGGGGTTTTGCGGCAAAGCCCGCATGTGCTGGCACAGGAACACATGCGGGCGGTAAATACAATAGCTTTAAACCTTGAATCCTTCACGCAGGCGCAGAAGGCCGCGCCAGTTTCTGAGCAGCAGCACTGCCGCCAGCACCAGATACACCTGCGCAAAGAAATAGTGCAGGCGTAAAGGATCGTGCGCAAGCCCCAGCAGGGCTTCAACCTGGGTGTCGTAGAGAGGCGAGAGCAACTGGGCTGCAAACAGAATGAACAGCCACAGGGCCTCGCGTACATGCAGGCGCAGATCCACCAGCAGGGCCACGGCAAAAAGGGACTGCCCGGCGGTCAGTAGTATTTCCTGAAACTGGTGAGTGTCAAGGTTTATGGAAGGTGAAAGCGATCCGGATGACGCGGCGTAGACGCCGGGGATCATGCCCACAAGCAGGGTCCACTGGTTCAGTTTGGACGAAAGCAGGCTGCCCAGAGCCAGTGAAGCATTGCCCCGCGCGGCAAACATGAGGGCAATGATGAACTCGGGAGATTCAGAGGCAAGAGGCGCAAGCCATTGCACCAGCAAAAATTCGTTGATGCCCAGCAGTTTTCCGCTGGCAACCAGACTTTCGCTGAAGGGCTCGGCATTGCACAAAATGACCAGCGCCGAAAAAAGGAAAATAAGGATAACGCTGCGCAGGCGCACCTTTTTGGCAAAATGGGCCAGCAGGGCTGCGGGGCCTTCGGGTTCTTCCTCTTCCACGGGTCTGCGGGCGATAATGCAGATGTACCAGATATAGATACCCAGCAGCACTGCGCCGTCAACCCAGGTCAGCGAACCCTTGAGCGGAATAAACAGGGCGTAAATGGTTGCTAGGCCGAGAAAGAGTACGTCCGTGCGTTTGTCGTCCGGCAGGGACACCCCCGAATGGAACCGTCTGGCAAAAACAAGTACAATGGCCGACCAGCCTACGCCGATGAGCAGCCTGTTGGCCCCGGTCATGTTGGCAATGGCGTAGTGGGAGTACGCGCTTTCGGGGTGCTGGCCTGCCATCCAGGTAAAGTACATGTCCACGGCATATTCGGGCAGCACGGCGATAAAGGCCACCACAGCCACGGCTACAGCCTGCGGGATGTCCATCTGGGCCACTTCGCACGCCCAGGTGAGCAGAAAGGATGCGCCCAGAATGGCCATGCCCGAGAGCAGGGCCACCAGAAGCGGCGAAACGTCAGGGTGCAGAAAGCGTAGCCCAATGCCTGGCAGGGTCATGCCCACGGCAATGATGTAGGGGCGCAGTGCGCGAATGGTCATGCTGTTCTCCTTAAAAAATAAAAAAGACCTTGGCGATGTAACGCCAAGGTCTCACTAATCGGCTGTACCGACGGCGACACCAGGCCTGAGGCCATGCTGTTGATGTCGCCCGGGTTTCAAGAACCCAGTTACTCCCCTTGAGCTGCCAAAATAGACGTTGTTCACGGTGCTGTCAACAATTCCACCGGGCGCTCAGCGGCATGCAGCGCTGCGTAGTCAGGGACACAGGCTTTGCTGTCCGAACCATGCGCCGCATTGTTGCAAGGGGGCAGGCGGCACTTGCCAGTATGGGTGCCTGCGGCTAAAGTGACGATGAATTATGTGCCGGCGTAGTCGGCCAGCCTAGGAGCTCTTTGTGAATATTACTTGCCCGCGTTGCGGCTTCAGCCGCGAATTGCCCGCCGATCGTCTGCCCTCCAAGGCAGTTATAGCTACATGCCCGCACTGCGCCTGCCGGTTCCGTCTGGTTCCCGGCGTTGGCGTCATGGATGTGCTGTCCGAACCGGAACACCCCATTGAAAATCCTGCACACAACGGTGATTCCAAAGTCGCCGCTGCGCGGCCTGAAAAGTTGGGTGCGGAACCGCATGGGCGGGGAGCCTGGCAGTCGGGCGATGATGATCCATTGCCCCCTGGGGCCATTGTTCCCGGTCATTCCGTGCAGAAACCTTCCTATTCGGATGACGAGCGGGACGCGAGCCGTGAACCCGCGCAAAAGCCGCAGTCTGGCAGAAAATTCCCCCAGGCGGATGCTGGAGAAGAAAAGCATATAGGTAATCTGTGGGGGCTGCTGGGCGGCAAAAATATTTTTGGCCAGCGCGATGACAAAAGCAGTGAAAAGCGTGCTGGCGAAAGGGATGACGACAATCAGCAGAAACGTAATTCGCAGCGCGGACTTTTTGGCCCTGCTGACGATGATGCTGATGAAAGCCGTAATGCCAGCGCGGCCTATGCGCGTGAGTCTGCGCGTTTTGAAAACGGCCACGACGCCAGTCAGGACGATGCTCAGCACGGCCCGGCCAATCCCTGGGATGCCGCGCCTGAACCCGATGGCTGGATACCCGCCTTTTATCACACCTGCATGCGGGTCATGTTTGGCGCACACAACTTTTTTGCCCATATGCGGGCTGAATCCTCACAGGTGCGGCCGCTGGT
Coding sequences:
- a CDS encoding FAD-dependent thymidylate synthase — protein: MLDEKYTGNGKVVLLAGGGKIYTDIAARFVRSERDLEEIVASPYSRQIVQNILDSGHRAALEFDFFLFGVEGYSRVTETQLVRKRLASYLIKSGRAELGGKRRYSVVYPRSVAEFSAQVTLPDGHTATLSGHDLADISRQWYDAGLDAGLPEEDLRYLKPQATEFKAIIGMNAHALLDWFAIRCCRNAQHEIRHLAWQMLRLSRKAAPDLFAGAGPSCVQMGYCPENKRQHARCVGRVLTKEQALEMLRSHGGQQTSAEDFTDQ
- a CDS encoding sodium:calcium antiporter, with the translated sequence MTIRALRPYIIAVGMTLPGIGLRFLHPDVSPLLVALLSGMAILGASFLLTWACEVAQMDIPQAVAVAVVAFIAVLPEYAVDMYFTWMAGQHPESAYSHYAIANMTGANRLLIGVGWSAIVLVFARRFHSGVSLPDDKRTDVLFLGLATIYALFIPLKGSLTWVDGAVLLGIYIWYICIIARRPVEEEEPEGPAALLAHFAKKVRLRSVILIFLFSALVILCNAEPFSESLVASGKLLGINEFLLVQWLAPLASESPEFIIALMFAARGNASLALGSLLSSKLNQWTLLVGMIPGVYAASSGSLSPSINLDTHQFQEILLTAGQSLFAVALLVDLRLHVREALWLFILFAAQLLSPLYDTQVEALLGLAHDPLRLHYFFAQVYLVLAAVLLLRNWRGLLRLREGFKV
- the uvrC gene encoding excinuclease ABC subunit UvrC, yielding MQKPESSSIPITPGVYLYKDAKGRIIYVGKARVLRRRVLSYFRPEGLPAKTRAMLSHAESIEYLTTTTEKEALLLEASCIKKHRPHYNIVLRDDKQYVLFRINPKHPFPRLEIVRQARRDGARYFGPFTSALAARETWKLIHRAFALRRCTDKAMKNRVRPCLYHFMGQCPAPCMGMVTSQEYNENVRKVTDLLQGRSAELLGGLRAAMEQAAEELEFERAASLRDQIRAVESTVERQAAVLPGGGDMDVVGLFSADKGLALGLIFVRNGAVTDGRAFYWSGLTFEDAPELLWSFMGQYYSQATPPPRVLLPWIPADQEEEPAEEGDKTTDSNGQAGESGASTRETLEQTLADRRGGAVRIVPPQNAGDNQLIDLAQANAREEARRQEQKTDQNILERLAKALHLPGPPMRIECVDVSHTGGQQTRVGMVVFEDGKPERSQYRAYAMPDSGDDYATLYAWVARRIESGPPWPDLLLIDGGRGQLGSVQRALREAGQEDLFALAAIAKARDEEGHADRRAGNVADRIFVPNRANPLPLREGGPELLFLQNVRDNTHRFAIGRHRRARQGAALSGELMRLPGIGPATARLLWDNFGSVEAMRAAGVEDLCKIPGIGPAKAALLREKLRGLD
- a CDS encoding YIP1 family protein — encoded protein: MNITCPRCGFSRELPADRLPSKAVIATCPHCACRFRLVPGVGVMDVLSEPEHPIENPAHNGDSKVAAARPEKLGAEPHGRGAWQSGDDDPLPPGAIVPGHSVQKPSYSDDERDASREPAQKPQSGRKFPQADAGEEKHIGNLWGLLGGKNIFGQRDDKSSEKRAGERDDDNQQKRNSQRGLFGPADDDADESRNASAAYARESARFENGHDASQDDAQHGPANPWDAAPEPDGWIPAFYHTCMRVMFGAHNFFAHMRAESSQVRPLVFYLIISVIQVVIERVWSGIFLSLMAPSAASDPELEKMLILLSPQLSLPMTILIKTGVSVVQLYVLTALMHFTYGFITGKRPEFSLVFQVAAYAAAPSLLCVVPLLGSIVGFIWMVACVLVGCRTVLNLTWPQTFMGFAPVVLLLAPLLLQVMKAAQF
- the trpB gene encoding tryptophan synthase subunit beta; protein product: MSQHSAPYGIPDSKGFFGAYGGQFVPEPLKARLDEVAEAMKAAEADPSFQKELDYLCSHYTGRPNPVFHCANLSRHLGGAQIWLKREDLNHLGAHKINNTLGQCLLAKRMGKKRVIAETGAGQHGVATAATAALMGLECTICMGEVDIERQHLNVIRMEMLGSRVVAAKSGQRTLKEAVDEALGMWIEDPEMFYVLGSAVGPHPYPYMVRVFQSVVGREARAQMLTETGRLPDACLGCVGGGSNAIGLFAGFLDDTDVRLVGVEPGGRGNSYGEHAASLCLGEPGVMHGFNSYMIKDSGGEAGEVYSISAGLDYPSVGPEHALLKDMGRAEYVSVTDKEALNAFFALSRHEGIIPALESSHALAHAMKMAPAMPVDGILLVNLSGRGDKDVAQVAEMMQKGLI
- a CDS encoding DUF3298 and DUF4163 domain-containing protein, whose protein sequence is MPRLVFFLLLLLPLLACAQAALAARLPEVQATGSLKAETPAQGIKIIPARKDSANTPATSLAAADPNAGAGQLPLPAANADKDSPAATDAAPALKAVEKADEKTAAAIISGSRRPGIIEHQIVRTNREDKPDINLSYPSVGIRAVDANIREWATGIADAFEETFNSPGLYPDENRPVPELWCSYSLSHPSDKALSITFEVWTYTGGAQGNLDIMTLNYSLLTGQRLGLVDIFEDPDAALAIMSAWSRRELFQRLGGMRQEQYLRTGLNPVPENFASLTLTPSGIRINFQPYQVAPGMAGAQKVEIPIEELQPAHPLMLLWGK
- a CDS encoding O-antigen ligase family protein — protein: MREHLLCALRNPSDVQWHRCLFWSFWISLASFPIGYGAREVLPVICFIFLLLYYRYNWAESVLHRLDARPFFYCLWAMIGIGVFFSEHIWTSLLHAGTGINKGFILPFIGMECVRSEKDLRRLVWACALACFWEGLDGLHQALTGTDFIMGYALNAGRLTGSLGDYTVGNYIALALIPAFSLWFILRRALSPAVSALLWFATLWPAFFLLIGASSRSGALAVAASFGLWVLLRGGRGRFKLAVGSLGILLAVLLLQGRAGLGAVESDGRWSLWHLAWQVFCEHPWLGAGAGRYNEAFRALGLAPEKDVITISHPHNLYLDMLYAHGIVGFVLGMIFLLGFIWWGYKRIRPRLLAELESKSPSIYWRLTAWFWIGFGGWLVNGIFGHDFYRIWWLGLAMSHLGVMIGAVVNGLDAAPEDLAEQARQDEAVAVGKTFF